TTGAGGATCTCCCCCTCCCAGGTCACCACCGGTGAACCGCCCTCCGCCTGCACCCCGGGCGCCGCCTCGACCCTCACCCTGAGCAAGGACGGCGGCACATTGCAGCGGGCGACGGAGGACAACGGCGGAGAGCTGACGTACGAGAGGGAGAACTGAACTCCGGGGTCCGCAAGGTGCCGACTTCCGGTCAATTCATGGCCGATATCGGACCCCCGTGTGCGCGGTTTCACCGGCCAGGAACCTCGCCGAACAGGCGGCGGGCGACAGGTGACGGGCGACACGAAGACCGCCTACCAGGACGCGGCCGACGCCGCCAAGGCGGCATCCCGAGCGGTGATCCCGGCAGGCCGGTCACGCCGGAACCCCGTCAGGGACTCCCTGGCGGGGTTTCCTCGGCCGGAGCCACCTGCCTCAGCGCGCCTCCGGCGGCCTCTGCCGGGGCATGTTCGGGCGGGCGCCCGGTGCGGCGACCCCGAAGCGCCCCTGGTGCACCGTCGCGTCCTGTCGGGGCACCCCCATCCCCGCCGACTGGATGCCCAGCGGCGCTGACCCCGTCCGGAACTCCACCATCCAGTCCGCCGTCTCCGCCCGGACCAGCTCCGTGACGTCCTCCGAGAACCTCCGCAGCACCCCGAGACACCGGTCGGCGGCCTCGCCGGCCGTCCCCTCCGTCGGGCCCAGGACCTCCCGCACGCTCTCCGACGCCCAGTCGAACTGCAGCACCTGAAGCCGCCGCTGCACGGCCTGTGCGGTGGCGACGTCCCTTATCCAGCCCGAGGTGACCCCGAAGAACCGGTCGGCGGCCACACACGCCACCGCGACGAGCATCGCCAGATACCCCCAGGGGGCGACCCCGCCCATCACCCCGGTGAGATCGAGCAGCGGCAGCGCGGCCCCGGAGACCGCCCCGAGCGCGGCGCCCGTACGCAGTGCCCTGGCTCCGCGCCGTTTCCAGACGCGGTCGGCGAGATACCAGGCCGCCGTCTCCAGGGCCCCCTGCTCCACCCACCGGTACAGCTCGTCGAGGCGCGGCGCGGGCTCGCCCCAGTCGCCGAGGGGGAAGGGCCGGCCGGTGAGGTCCCCGGGCCGCAGCCCGGCGAAGCCCAGCTCGGGGCGACCCTCGCTCCGCCCGTCGTGGGGCGGTCTCTGCGGCGGCCCCTCGGGCTGCATCTCCGGCTGGCTCACCCGGCACTCCCTTAGCTGAGCAGACTGACCACATCACAGTGCGTGACACCGTAAGACGCCCGCGTGACGTCTGATGCTGGTGTAAAGCTGTCGCGCCGCCTCCTTCCTACCGCCCAATGGGTGGCGGTGACCGGGCTTTCACTTCTTTTCCGCTCGGAAGAAGCCCTTGATCAGGTATAGGCCACAGGACCGGCTCACTCGAAAGAGTGCTGGAGCGACGGCAGGGCCGACCACGTAGGCTCGTGCCGAACGCCGAATTCGCGCGCATGCCTACGCGCGACTTCGCATTCGTATGACTTCGCACGACTTCGCATGACTACGGACGACGAGGAGCTGATCGTGATCCCCGGTGGTGGCCAGCCCAACATGCAGCAGCTGCTCCAGCAGGCCCAGAAGATGCAGCAGGACCTGGCGAACGCGCAGGAGGAGCTGGCGCGGACCGAGGTCGACGGGCAGGCGGGCGGTGGTCTGGTCAAGGCGACCGTGACGGGCGCCGGCGAACTGCGGGCCCTCAAGATCGACCCGAAGGCGGTCGACCCGGAAGACACGGAGACCCTCGCCGACCTGGTCGTGGCGGCCGTACAGGCGGCGAACGAGAACGCGCAGCAGCTTCAGCAGCAGAAACTGGGCCCGCTGGCCCAGGGTCTGGGCGGCGGCGGCAGCGGCATCCCGGGCCTGCCGTTCTGACGTTCGCACCGTGCGCCCCCGGTCCTGCCTTCCTCAGGTGGGCGGCGGCCAACTACGGTACGTACAGCAGGCCGCGCGGAACCGTGTAAGCAAGCCCCGAAGCACCGCAGGACCGAAGCACCGCAGCACCCAGGAAAGGCAGTCCGTTGTACGAAGGCGTGGTCCAGGACCTCATCGACGAACTGGGGCGACTCCCCGGCGTCGGTCCCAAGAGCGCGCAGCGGATCGCCTTCCACATCCTCCAGGCGGAGCCGACGGACGTACGGCGCCTCGCGCACGCCCTCCTCGAAGTGAAGGCGAAGGTCCGCTTCTGCGCGACCTGCGGGAACGTCGCGCAGGAGGAGCTGTGCGGCATCTGCCGCGACCCGCGCCGGGACACGACGGTGATCTGTGTCGTCGAGGAGCCCAAGGACGTCGTGGCGGTCGAGCGGACGCGTGAGTTCCGGGGCAAGTACCACGTCCTGGGCGGTGCGATCAGCCCGATCGAGGGGGTGGGCCCGGACGACCTCCGGATCAGGGAACTGCTGGCCCGCCTCGCGGACGGCACGATCACGGAACTGATCCTGGCCACGGACCCGAACCTGGAGGGCGAGGCCACCGCGACCTACCTCGCCCGCATGATCAAGCCCATGGGCCTCAAGGTCACCCGCCTGGCCAGCGGCCTCCCTGTGGGTGGCGACCTGGAATACGCGGACGAGGTGACCCTTGGCCGCGCCTTCGAGGGGAGACGACTTCTAGATGTCTGACGCCACACTGCACGACACGACGCAGGACCCCGACGACTTCGCGGTCCAGATCGCCGACCAGGTGGAGAGCTTCCTGGTGGCCGTCACGGAGGTGGCGAAGGGCGACGAGCCGGACTCGGCGGTGCCCTTCCTCCTCCTGGAGGTCTCCCAGCTCCTGCTGGCGGGCGGTCGCCTCGGCGCGCACGAGGACATCCTCCCGGACGAGCGCTACGAGCCCGACATGGGCCCGGAACCCGACGTGGACGACATCCGCGAACGCCTGGCGCTGATGCTGGACCCGGTGGACGTCTACTCGGAGGTCTTCGACCCCTACGAGCCCCGCAAGGCCCCGGTCCCGGCCCGTATCTCCGACGACCTGGCCGACGTCATCGCCGACCTCCGTCACGGCATGGCCCACTACCGCGCGGGCCGCACCACGGAGGCCCTGTGGTGGTGGCAGTTCTCCTACTTCTCCAACTGGGGCTCGACGGCGTCCGCGACCCTGCGCGCGCTTCAGTCCCTGGTCGCGCACGTCCGCCTGAACCAGCCCCTGGCGGAACTGGACGGCCTGGACACGGACCAGGAACTCGGCGACGAGACCCTGGCGGAGGAGGCCGGCAAGGTGATGGAGGAGGAGATCGCGGAACCGCTGGGGCTGCGCACGGTCAAGTAGGCGTCGGGCAGCCCGTCAAGGAGTTCGCGGACCGACTCTCCGTCCCCCGTCCCCCGCGTCCACGGTGCGCAGGACCGCGTCGGCCACCGCCTCCACCGGCCGTCCGGCACCCGAGTCCACGACCCGGGCCGGGTCCAGGCCCAGCTCGGCGCGCATGAGGGACTGGTAACGGGCGCTGCGGGCAAGGAACTTGTCCATCAACTGCCGTTCCTCGGGCGTCGCCTGCGGGTAGCGGCCGGCCCGGTGCACCCGGGCGCGTACGACGGAGTCCTCGGCCGTGAGCCATACGGCGGCCGTACGGGGGACGGTGAGCGCCGCGACGCGGGCGGGCCAGAGGGCCGACCCCTCAAGGACCAGGCCGCCCGGCCCGGCCGCGTGCCGGACGATCAGCTCCTCGATCAGGGGCCACAGCCGTTCGTAGTGGCCCAGGACCGAGGAGACCAACTCCTCGACGGTGAGCGAGCGATAGTGCTCGGCGACATGCTCCGGCACTTCCCACCCCGGCGTACGCCACGGCCGTCCCGGATGCCTCGCCAGCCCGTCGGTCGACCGGCAGGTGAACCCCAGCCGCTCCGCCACGACTTGGGCGACGGCCGACTTCCCGACGTTCGACGTCCCCCCGATCAGCACCACCCGCACATCACCCATGGAGAGACCTTAGGGCCGGAGGGAGGCCGTTCGGTGCGGGCGGGACGGCGTTCGTCGGGGTTCGTTCGCGTGGCCTGTCGTCGGTCGCCTTGTCCGTAGGTGTTGTCGCCGTTGCCGTTACTGCGAGTCCACGATTCGGTACTCGCGGGCCGTCACCGACGGCTTGCCCGTCTTCGGGAGGGTGGCCAGGGCCATGCCCTGGTAGGTGTTCACCACGGTGTCGCGATCCCGGCCGTTGAAGACCGACTCCACCTCGGTCGGGGTGATGTCGTAGTTCTCGCGGTAGGCGGCCTTCAGCACGTACTGCGAGGCGTGCGCGGTCGGCAGCACGGCCAGCACGCCGCCGTCCTTAAGGCGCAGGGCGTAGACCGTGTCGAACTCGGTGGGTGTGCTGACGTACACCTTGGTCGCGAACTCCGCGTTCTTGCCGCTGTCGCGCTTCGCGTGGGTTTCGATCGCGTCCTTCGCGACCGCGGTGGTGTGCGAGATGCCCGCGCCGGCCTTCTTGCCGCCGGTCGCGTACAGGTCCTCGAACGCCGCCGAGATCTGGTTCGGGGCGAGCGTGCCGACGCGGGTGGCGGCGTCGACGGCGGTGGCGAGGCCCGAGTCGTCGGTCGCGATCGCCGGGAGCGGTACGTCCGAGTGGATGGCCGACATCAGCTTCCAGTCGTCGTACTCCTTGCCGAAGACCAGCAGTGCCTCGTCCTTCGAGGCGCTGGACCTGGTCGTCACCGCGAACCAGTCCTTGCCCGCGGGGATCCAGTACTTCCGGCCGGTGTAGTGGAACGGCTTCCGGTAGGAGGCCTGGTCCTCCTTCGACTCGGTCTCGAAGAGGCGGTAGTCGGCCTTGCTCTGCTCGTACAGCTGCCCGCCCTCGACAGTGCCCAACAGGGCTGAGTCCTGCTGGGCGTTGGCCTTGTTGTTGACCGTCTCGTAGGTGTCGAGGATCTTCGCCGCCTGGGCCTCGGTGACGGCACCCTTCGCCGCGGAGCTCCCGGAGGCGCCGTCGGCACTGTCCTGCGAGCCCGGGTCGCATCCGGTGAGCGCCAGTGCGGCGGCCACCGTCGTCGTCATGCCGAGCGTGAACAGCTTCTGCCGGGACGTCATGCGGGTGCTTCTCCTCTGCGGGACGGTGCTTGCGGACCGGGCTCACCGTACTGGGGCAACTGTGCGCGTCCTGGGGAGGACCGGCGGACCGATGGTGCAGCCCGGGACGCTCCGGAACGTGATCGGTCCGTCGCCGTAAGTGAGTTGGAATCTTCCTTCCCGACCCCTGTACGTCCCCTGTACGGGCGCTAACCAGCGAAAAGAGAGGCTGGAGTCACTTCCACCGCAGGAGTTGCGGAGGAGGCGAACCCCCCTCACCCGTACAGGAGTTGCGATGAACCGCAAGACCCGCATACGCGCCGCCCTCGTCACGGCCACCGCCCTCGTCACCGCAGCCACGGTGACGGCCGGTGTCAGCGTGGCGGGTGGCGCGGACTCGAAGAAGCCCACCAAGAAGCAGATCGCGGCCCTCTTCGACGGCTGGAACAAGACCCTCCAGACCGGCGACCCGGAGAAGGTCACCGACCGGTACGCGAAGGACGCGGTGCTGCTGCCGACCGTCTCCAACAAGATCCGGACCAACCACGCCGAGATCGAGGACTACTTCGACCACTTCCTGCTGAACAAGCCGGTCGGCAAGAAGATCAAGTCCTACATCAACATCCTGGACGACAACTCGGCGATCGACGCCGGCTCCTACTACTTCATCCTCACCGACCCGAAGACCGGCGAGAAGAAGAGGGTCGACGCCCGCTACACGTACGAGTACGAGAAGCGGGGCGGCAAGTGGCTGATCGTCAACCACCACTCCTCGGTGATGCCCGAGGGCTGATCAGCCCGGACCAGCCCGGACCGGAACGGACCACAGCGGGATGGGACGGTCCCTGCCGGTCAGGTCGGCCAGTCGGTCAGGTCAGCCTGTGCTCTTCTGGGTTGCCGCCCGCAGGCTGATCACCACGCTCAACCCGCCCCCGGGCGCGTCCGCCAGGGTCACCGTGCCGCCGTCGTCCGTCACCAGTTGCCTGACGACGGCCAGGCCGAGGCCCGAGCCGGAGCGCCCGGTGAGGCCCTGGCCGCGCCAGAAGCGGTCGAAGGCACGGGACTTCTCGGCGTCCGACATGCCCGGACCCTCGTCCGTCACTGTCAACTCCATCTCGTCGCCCTGTGGTTGGGCCCGTACGGTGATCGTCCCGCCGTCCGGTGACACCTCCAGGGCGTTCGACAGCACGTTGTCCAGTACCTGGTCCAGATGACCGGGGCTGGCCAGCACAAGCAGCCGGCCGTCGGCACCCCCACTCCCCCTGAGCGTGATGGTGACTCCACGCTCGTCGGCGGCCGGCCTCCACACCGACAGGCGTTCGTCCACGATGTCCCCGAGGGACAGCGGCTCCGCCGCCGTGACCTTCGCCTCGGCCCGGGCCAGCACCAGCAGCCCGTTGACCAGACGGCTCATCCGGACGACCTCCGCGGTCGCCTGCTCCACGTCCTCCCGTACGAA
The DNA window shown above is from Streptomyces sp. NBC_01451 and carries:
- a CDS encoding YbaB/EbfC family nucleoid-associated protein gives rise to the protein MIPGGGQPNMQQLLQQAQKMQQDLANAQEELARTEVDGQAGGGLVKATVTGAGELRALKIDPKAVDPEDTETLADLVVAAVQAANENAQQLQQQKLGPLAQGLGGGGSGIPGLPF
- the recR gene encoding recombination mediator RecR, whose translation is MYEGVVQDLIDELGRLPGVGPKSAQRIAFHILQAEPTDVRRLAHALLEVKAKVRFCATCGNVAQEELCGICRDPRRDTTVICVVEEPKDVVAVERTREFRGKYHVLGGAISPIEGVGPDDLRIRELLARLADGTITELILATDPNLEGEATATYLARMIKPMGLKVTRLASGLPVGGDLEYADEVTLGRAFEGRRLLDV
- a CDS encoding SgcJ/EcaC family oxidoreductase, which gives rise to MNRKTRIRAALVTATALVTAATVTAGVSVAGGADSKKPTKKQIAALFDGWNKTLQTGDPEKVTDRYAKDAVLLPTVSNKIRTNHAEIEDYFDHFLLNKPVGKKIKSYINILDDNSAIDAGSYYFILTDPKTGEKKRVDARYTYEYEKRGGKWLIVNHHSSVMPEG
- a CDS encoding DUF5063 domain-containing protein yields the protein MSDATLHDTTQDPDDFAVQIADQVESFLVAVTEVAKGDEPDSAVPFLLLEVSQLLLAGGRLGAHEDILPDERYEPDMGPEPDVDDIRERLALMLDPVDVYSEVFDPYEPRKAPVPARISDDLADVIADLRHGMAHYRAGRTTEALWWWQFSYFSNWGSTASATLRALQSLVAHVRLNQPLAELDGLDTDQELGDETLAEEAGKVMEEEIAEPLGLRTVK
- a CDS encoding SLATT domain-containing protein, with amino-acid sequence MSQPEMQPEGPPQRPPHDGRSEGRPELGFAGLRPGDLTGRPFPLGDWGEPAPRLDELYRWVEQGALETAAWYLADRVWKRRGARALRTGAALGAVSGAALPLLDLTGVMGGVAPWGYLAMLVAVACVAADRFFGVTSGWIRDVATAQAVQRRLQVLQFDWASESVREVLGPTEGTAGEAADRCLGVLRRFSEDVTELVRAETADWMVEFRTGSAPLGIQSAGMGVPRQDATVHQGRFGVAAPGARPNMPRQRPPEAR